The DNA segment TTAATAGAGTTACTTTATTACACAGAAAAGTAATCATCATaactaaaactaaataatattatacagtACAACACAACATAATTAGCCAAGCTTGCTAATAACTTGAGCATGAACCACCATTTTAGGGGGAACCAGCGGGTGTCTCGTCTGATTTGGAGGAGGAGTGCTTTGTACACCAATCTCAGCTTTTAGCTCATGCTCATTGATCCTGCTTCCCATGTCATCTAGTGAAGCCATTACCAAAGCAAAGGACATTACAGGttataaatgaacaaaaaaacattcacCATTGATCAAATTTCAAAAGGTATAATCTTAATAGAGAAAGGATATTCTTCGCCGTTCCTGACATAAGCGCATTGACATCAAGACCACTTCCTTGGTCCTTGAGAAGATCCACAacaacagcttccttgagttTTCGATGTTTCCCAAAATGTTTGATCATCACATTTCCGAGATTCTCTTCATCTTCCTTAGACAGCTCATTTGCCTTTCCAAGAGTGTTTATGAAGCTGCAATACACTGGAGGAAAAGGTGGGAGACCTTCCTCATCCATCTCCTCAAGAAGCAACAGAGCCTTGTCCACTCTATTTCTTTGACAATAGCCATCTATTAGGACAGAGTAAGTGTTTTTAGTAGGGGAAACACCGTCTGCCTTCTTCATCTGATCAAACAAATACATCACTTCTAAATCAGGTGCATTGGACTCAAATAGAGTCTTAATCAGAGCATCGTACGCATCAACTCTTGGGCGATGTATACACTCTCTGTTGCATCAGAATCATCAAGCTTCCTAGCCTCTTCTTCAAGGCATTGTAGAAAGGCCATGTAGGTGGAGCGGTTAGGTTGAAAGTTTGCACATCTACCAGCCCACTTGAAAAACGTAATTTTGGCAATTATGTCAACGTGCATAATCAAGCAAGTCTTTCAAGTTTCTCCTCCTTTTGAAGCTTTCCATTATCCTTACAACGGGCTCACCCAGCACCCGCACTGACCTCTCCCTTCTAGCCTGTCTCGAAATAATACCAAACCTCTCATATTCTGGGGAAACATAAATGTACAGTGTCAAAAACCATTAAAAAGgcaaaaaccttttttttagTCCTTTAAAAAGAGGAACAAAGTGTCCAGACTTTTACCTGTTTTGGTATAGAAGTTGAGAATCTTGAGACGAATCTCTTCGCTAAAGTGAATGGAACCGACGACATGTACACTATCGCAGTTCCCAGCTTCCAGCGCTATATATCGAGTCGACTCGCCGGGGTGTTCAAATGGGCCTTTTGGGCGTATAGGCCTGGGTTTTTATGTAAGTCGCAATGATATGATATCGAGAAAAGGGATacataaaatacattttctCCATACATTTGGCCAAGTTGGTATGTTGTTTGCCATAATCAACCAAAAATCTTACACTGTTTGTTAAATACATCACATCATTGGGGCTTACATAATTTTAACTTTCTCCATTATTATATAGTTATGTACCTAACACACTATTAATTAACTATTTCTAGCAGGACCCGTGATTCATGACATGTGAATTACAATGGGACTGTGCTCCATTGATTAGGCAGCACATCAACTTCCTCTTGCTATATAGAATAATCCTATGTTGCATGGAAACTCGGTTGAAGGTCCGTTTCACGTTTCGGAAATGTTTCGGAATCGGAATCTCTCGGAAACTCGCGGAAACGCATTGAAAACTCGTTTCTTAAAAATTTCAGTTTGGAAACTTAATGGAAACTTGCGTTTCTATTTTGGAAACTCGTGTTTCTGTTTTGGATACGCTAGAACTTTCCAATTGGTTATGACTTACTgttgtgatttttattttagttaaactatttaatatttaagtattgagtttttgttattttgaattttttatatgattttcatgtttaatgataacttatttaattttcatatgaTTAAACATAATTgctatttgtttatttgttttgtaagatatactaaacataataaaaataaatgcaaATATTAATcacttacatatatatatatatatatatatatatatatatatatatatatatatatatatatatatatatatatatatatatatatatatatatatatgtatatatattttttattttatttatagacgTTTCTAAAACGtttccaaaacaaaaataaaaataaaaatcacgtTTCCATGTTTCGAAACGTTTCGCTTCCGCGTATCTgtttccgtttccatgtaacctAGGAATAACCAAGCCATTATTAGCTTACAAAAACGCACATGGTcgtctttttatatattttaagatagtaGAGTAGACActttaattattcattaaggcGACAAACCTATAATAGTATTGTTTTTAAACGAAGGTGCTCTTCAAAATCTTCACATAATGCAAACATATACAGTATTAATTCATTAAATTAACAATGACAACTTCCAAAACCCAATCTCCCCTTTTTCTCCCAGTCATTGACTTCTCTAATCGAGATCTCAAACCGGAAACTCCTGAGTGGGACTCAGTGAGAGCCCAAGTCCGAAAAGCCCTAGAAGAGTACGGATGTTTCGAGGCCACGTTCGATGGAGTTTCAGCGGAGCTAAGGAAGGCTATTTTCAAGGCCACGGAGGAGGTTTTTGATTTGCCTCTGGAGACGAAACTGAGAACAAAGTCAGACAAAATCATTTACGAAGGATACTTGACGATTCCGACTATGCCTTTATACGAAGGTTTGGGCTTCTACGGTGTAGATAGTCCTGAGGTTGTCGATGACTTGATTCACAAGCTTTGGCCTCAAGGCAACATCCTTTTCAGGTCTGTTCATGTcacttaagaaaaataaatatctagaATTTTCGTGATAGAAATAATAACTCCTGGGGTTTTATTATAAATGATACAAAAAGGCAACGTatacaattcttttttttttttttgagagagAATTTTTCCTTTGAAGTGTATGAGACCtttgattatatatacataaataaattgaGTATTGAATAACTATTTTGTTAAAGTGTATGAGAACTTTTCAAACgctgaaacaaaaacaactttAAAAACTAACATTCAAGTCCTTTGTGAGAACTTAACATATTTCGCATGGAAATGTACATAATGATCTTTTATTTTATCCGTTTGAATTATACAttgtattagttttaataattaagAAATGTCAAAACAGAAGAATCGATTATAAAGCACTAATTAAGCTAAGGTTTGCGATAAATCTTCAGCAAGAATGTCCAGTCATTTGGGGAGAAGTTGATAGAACTAAATGTGAAGGTGAGGACAATGATCATGGAGAGTTTCGGGCTCCAGAAATACATCGAGGAACATCTTAACTCCGCAAAGAACCAccttcaaatatttaaatacaaagGTGTTGACAATAACACAGAGGAAACTCTGGGTTTTAAACCTCATATCGACAGACAGTTCCTCAACATACTTTGCCAGAACGATGTAGTAGACGGCTTGGAGATTAAAACCAAAGATGGTGAAGAGTGGATCAAAGCTAGGCCATCTCAAGACACTTCTTTCCTTGTTATAGCCGGAGCTTCTCTTCACGTAATTAAAATTAACCTTGCTTGAGTctcaaatttcattttttaatattctttaaTTCTGTGAAACTTGTATATAATATGGATTTTTGCAGCTTCTATTGAATGGTGGGGTGTTTCCTCCGCTTCACCAAGTTGTTATAACCGGAAAGAAAGATCGGTATGTGGCTTGCCTGTTCTCGCCTCCTAGAGAAGGACTGATCATAAATGCGCCTGAGGAGGTAGTAGATGATGAACATCCTCGTCTCTATAAGCCTTTTGATTTTGAGGCTTACGTGAAATTCAGCAACAGGACCAACACAAATACCATGGGAAGAGATCTATCTAGTCTCAAGAGTTATTGTGCCCTTTAAACATTTATGATGCCATCCAATtagaaaaaaagaaggaaaatgtCTTGTTTGATCACGGTGGACTTGTCCATTCAATCTCGAGGTGGTTTGTTTGTTATCTTTAATTTGCCTTGTTGACTCGTGAGCTTGTAATAAATCCTAATTGCAGAAGCtccataattatttttctttactcAGTACGGCAACAATTAATCTAAACTGGACCAAATGTGAAAAAATTTCTCTCAACAACATGAGTGGTCtgaattaatatttagttttgtTAGTTTTGGATAATTTACCTTTATTGTTTAATACCCGTCCGTGTCATAAAGTTAcgtatattagaaaaaaaaattgtttcaaaaagatctaTTTTTAGCATTTCAATACATGTTTTATCAACTAATTGCAAacttaaaaaaacttaattgcatttattggatttttattgcaattatggaaaaaaataatcacaaaaaattatgcaaatttaatgtgttttattaaaatgagtgaaaaatctaaaatatgtaacatttcAAAACGGAAGGAATAGAGCCTAAAAATAATATGGTGGGGTCCACC comes from the Brassica rapa cultivar Chiifu-401-42 chromosome A01, CAAS_Brap_v3.01, whole genome shotgun sequence genome and includes:
- the LOC103840663 gene encoding probable 2-oxoglutarate-dependent dioxygenase AOP1, encoding MTTSKTQSPLFLPVIDFSNRDLKPETPEWDSVRAQVRKALEEYGCFEATFDGVSAELRKAIFKATEEVFDLPLETKLRTKSDKIIYEGYLTIPTMPLYEGLGFYGVDSPEVVDDLIHKLWPQGNILFSKNVQSFGEKLIELNVKVRTMIMESFGLQKYIEEHLNSAKNHLQIFKYKGVDNNTEETLGFKPHIDRQFLNILCQNDVVDGLEIKTKDGEEWIKARPSQDTSFLVIAGASLHLLLNGGVFPPLHQVVITGKKDRYVACLFSPPREGLIINAPEEVVDDEHPRLYKPFDFEAYVKFSNRTNTNTMGRDLSSLKSYCAL